AAAATGAATGAACACATCATCCAAAGTAGGCCTATGAAAACTAAAATCTAATAACCCTTTCTTCAAAACAGAAGAACCAATAATCTCATTAACCAAAACAATATCTGAAACATTAACCAAAAAAACACCTTTAACAACATCAAACTCAACTTTTTTCTTTTTTAAAAAAGAACTAAAAAGATCAGGATTCGAATGAGAAACCTTCAAAACTCTATTAGCAAGCGAATCCTTAAGAGCAATAACAGAATCCAAAGCAACAATAGCACCACGATCAACAATAGCAACCCTATCACACAAAAAATCGGCTTCTTCCATATAATGAGTGGTCATAACAATAGTAACCCCTTTCTTTTTCAAAACAAGTAATAAATCCCAAATCATTCTACGCGCATTAGGATCAAGCCCAGTAGTTGGCTCATCCAAAAACAAAATTTCAGGATCAGACAACAAACCCCTAACAAGCTCTAACTGTCTTAGCATACCTCCACTATAAGTCCTCA
The sequence above is drawn from the Candidatus Woesearchaeota archaeon genome and encodes:
- a CDS encoding ATP-binding cassette domain-containing protein gives rise to the protein MKVDFVIDVVDLSKSYGSVSALSDVSFGVFRGDFFGVLGPNGAGKTTLIKILTTLALPSSGSVKLFGKDVVFYDDFVRNRIGVVFQENVFDEDLSGWENLFVQGKLYGLSNSLIESRVFKLVKDFDIVNRLHFPVRTYSGGMLRQLELVRGLLSDPEILFLDEPTTGLDPNARRMIWDLLLVLKKKGVTIVMTTHYMEEADFLCDRVAIVDRGAIVALDSVIALKDSLANRVLKVSHSNPDLFSSFLKKKKVEFDVVKGVFLVNVSDIVLVNEIIGSSVLKKGLLDFSFHRPTLDDVFIHFVGRNLNENI